GCTCAGCACCTTTTCAGCAATTGCTACGTCCTGGTCAGTGGTCTGTTTGCGGGGAAAGTCGAACGCGCTAACCGCTGCGCCCAGCGCCACGTGGTCGTGCATCTGCATCAACTGAATCTCAGTCAACACGTGGCCTGCCAGCACCTTTGCCATCCGCGCGGCCTGCGCGTGCCCTCGGTGCGGCCAGGGCGTGAAGACGTTCGTATTATTGATGTTGCCGGAGGCGCCGTTGAAGAGCAGACCCACCGTCTGCGGCCCAAGCAAGTGTTGGATCGCGCGGAAGAAGTGTCCATAGTAGTCGGCGGAAATCTCTGTGCCGCTATCCGTGCCTACGTAGTGCAGTGCGTAGTTTCCCAACACGGCCAGCGGTTCACCTTCGCTGCTCTCGACGTAGCAGAGCGTGAATGCGGGATCCGTAGTGCCGGCGGGTCGCAAGACGTCCGGATTGCCGACGCCGGGGTTGAATTGCACCTGTCCGTTGCGCATGTGAAAGCGGCGGTTGAAGACAAGGCGGGGCTCTTGCACGTTGGCAAAGCCGATGCGGGCCGGTTGCAGGCGCTGCACGGCAAGCTCTACGGAGTCGGCGATCTTCCGTGTCGCCCAGGCTGTGTACTCAGTCTGCTCGTCCATGAATCCGATACTCACGGTGGCAGGGGCGGAATGGGTATGGGTCGAGGCGATGAGCACATTGTCCGGCGCGATGCCAGTGCGCGCGGCGATGCGCTCTTTGACGGCCTCCATCATGTCACGCGAAATCATGGTGAGGTCGCAGAGCACGAAGGCGAGTTGCCGCGCGCCGTCATCCAGCACCAGCGCTTTCGCCAGGAGTTCGTCGTGCACGGTATCGGCGTGGGTCACGTCGCGGAACGCGCCGCGCATGGCGATGCCCAGCCAGGGCGTAATGTTTGCCGTCGCCGCGCCCGCGCGCAGTTTATCAGCCATGTCGCTGTTCCTCCATCTTTGTTCTCAGTTTATTCGATGGCCCCGCATCGATGCGACACACTCGGGAAGTGGCGCGGTGGCTTGTTCCTCGCTAAATCTCGTTTGCGGGAAGCTCGACCCGGCCACACCGCCTTACAGAACAAAACAGCCAGATAGTCTGCCCTCTCGAGCCGGTGGACGCAGGTTTCAAACCTGCGCTACCGGAACGACGGGGCACCTGAGCGCCGCTCTCTGCAATGCAATGGGCTATGCACGAGCGCTTGAAAATCTCCCCATTCGCACGCCAACTGGCTAGGGGTAGGATACCATGATCGCCTTCAGGGCCGGCTGAACATGAGCCGGACCTTCCTACCGATGCTCTAAGGATAGCGGGAGCTCCAAGGGTTTGGTAATCTGGAAGAAGAGGGACACCGCACAGCGGAGACCCTTATATGACACGAGAACCAAGTCATTGAGAATGTCAATAGACGTCTTCGTCCTTGGGTGCAGCCTGATCGACGCGATTGCCTCCAAGGCTGACTGAACGCCGGAAAGGAATGGCTAGGCAGATGGCAACTTCCTACCACGATGTCGTCGTAATCGGCGCGGGACCCGCGGGGCTGTGCGCCGGGCTGTACACGGCGCGGGCACGGCTGGATACGGTAATCCTGGAGAAAATGGCGCCCGGCGGGCAGCTCATCAACACTTCATTGATAGAGGACTACCCAGGATTTGAGTCTATAGACGCGGCCGATCTTATCGAGAAGATGGTGTCGCACACCCAGGCGTTCGGCGCGCAGATCCTCACTGCTGAGGTCGCGGAGGTCTACTCGGACGACTGGCAGAAGGTCGTGCGTACGACGGACGGTGACGAGTACCGCGCCGGCGCCGTGATCATCTCATCCGGCGGTTCGCCGACCCCGTTGAATATCCCAGGCGAATTCGAATATGCGGGCCGCGGCGTCTCGTACTGCGCGGTCTGCGACGGGGCGTTCTTTCGCGATCGCGTGATTACGGTGGTTGGCGGGGGCGACTCGGCGGTGGAGGAGGGCCTCTTCCTCACCCGATTCGCTAGCAAACTCTATCTCGTGCACCGGCGGGACAAACTGCGCGCCCAGCAGATCATTCAAGAGCGCTTCATGGCTGCGCCAAATACCGGGATTATCTGGGATACGGTGGCGGATGAGATCGTCGGCGATGACGGCGCGGTCACCGGCATGCGCTTGCGCAACGTGAAGACAGGCGAAGAATGGGTGCACGAGACCGGCGGGGTCTTCATTTTCATCGGGTTCGATCCCAACACCGACTTCATCAAGGATGCGGTGGAGCGGGACGAGAATGGCTATCTCATTGCCGGCTTGCATATGGAGACCGACGTGCCGGGGCTCTTCATCGCCGGTGACGTGCGCACGCAATTGACGAAGCAAATTACCACCGCAGTGGGCGATGCGACCACGGCTGCCGTGGCGGCAACGCACTATCTTGAGGACTTGTACGCCACCGTGCCGCGCCCTGAGACGGCGGCAACGGAAGTTTCTGCCTGAGCTCAAGGCCGGTCTCACAGGGCGGGCTAACTGCGTGTGCAATCAAGTGAGCCGCCTGCAAATTGCGCACTGCCCGTCGCAGCAAAGTGACCGAGGTGCGGAGGCCGTCTATAATAGAGCAAATCGCCGCACCGGTACGGAGCGCCAACGAAGGGTAGTGGGAGAACGCAGGATTGGATCGGCCGGTTTGTGTGGCGCGACTGGTGGGGAGAGTATCTAGGACAACAGTCTTAGATTTCTCGCTGCGCTCGAAATGACAGTTCGCTTGGGATTGGGGTTAGTGTAAGGATTGGCCGCAAGAGAGTGGGTAG
This DNA window, taken from Chloroflexota bacterium, encodes the following:
- a CDS encoding neutral/alkaline non-lysosomal ceramidase N-terminal domain-containing protein, with product MADKLRAGAATANITPWLGIAMRGAFRDVTHADTVHDELLAKALVLDDGARQLAFVLCDLTMISRDMMEAVKERIAARTGIAPDNVLIASTHTHSAPATVSIGFMDEQTEYTAWATRKIADSVELAVQRLQPARIGFANVQEPRLVFNRRFHMRNGQVQFNPGVGNPDVLRPAGTTDPAFTLCYVESSEGEPLAVLGNYALHYVGTDSGTEISADYYGHFFRAIQHLLGPQTVGLLFNGASGNINNTNVFTPWPHRGHAQAARMAKVLAGHVLTEIQLMQMHDHVALGAAVSAFDFPRKQTTDQDVAIAEKVLSGNFAYAEGPFSAVPGQPIYPRWAAAYAREVKVLHTMPQVLTSTLQAFRVGPAGFAALPGEIFVEVGLAIKESTPFAPQFVLGLANDYLGYVATDEQLALGAYETWPSRSAIGGPGTGQAMEARALELLNGLADG
- the trxB gene encoding thioredoxin-disulfide reductase gives rise to the protein MATSYHDVVVIGAGPAGLCAGLYTARARLDTVILEKMAPGGQLINTSLIEDYPGFESIDAADLIEKMVSHTQAFGAQILTAEVAEVYSDDWQKVVRTTDGDEYRAGAVIISSGGSPTPLNIPGEFEYAGRGVSYCAVCDGAFFRDRVITVVGGGDSAVEEGLFLTRFASKLYLVHRRDKLRAQQIIQERFMAAPNTGIIWDTVADEIVGDDGAVTGMRLRNVKTGEEWVHETGGVFIFIGFDPNTDFIKDAVERDENGYLIAGLHMETDVPGLFIAGDVRTQLTKQITTAVGDATTAAVAATHYLEDLYATVPRPETAATEVSA